One window from the genome of Anaerococcus sp. Marseille-Q7828 encodes:
- a CDS encoding arylsulfatase: MKKNIVYIIADQLRYDFININGNEYIDTPNLNMMASEGYNFTNTYTAVSSCISARAAIHTGLSQESHKRVGYEDGVKWDYENMLAEVFSQNCYHTQCVGKMHVYPTRSLCGFNNIILHDGYLHHSRKAGGAYGENFEQTDDYLYWLKNEFGMEADLIDSGISCNSWNARAFSLPEYAHPTNWVTSQAIDFLRRRDPEKPFFLNISYVAPHSPLTPPSYYFDKYKDKEVLPIIHSDWDFFNDKNYNINAIYGDIGEEKIKNARRAYSGLVEQIDHQVGRFLMKLGEYDLLEDTIIIFGSDHGDMIGDHNFLRKSVPYQGSIHIPLIVYDPGKNLGENETSNLDEIVELRDIMPSLLDFCDLEIPESVEGKSVKDLIKGTKESQRDYLHGEHAYGDLSNHYILDKNYKYIWYSQSGREQLFDMKNDPKELNDLMEDSTNDDLIKDYRNKLIKELKNRPEGYVKDGKLVVGCEIKDTLG, translated from the coding sequence AAGAACATTGTATATATCATAGCCGATCAATTGAGATATGATTTCATCAATATCAACGGCAATGAATATATAGACACTCCAAATTTAAATATGATGGCAAGTGAGGGATACAACTTTACCAACACCTACACAGCGGTATCCTCATGTATATCTGCAAGAGCTGCTATTCACACTGGGCTTTCACAAGAAAGTCATAAGAGAGTAGGCTATGAAGATGGTGTGAAATGGGATTATGAAAATATGTTGGCAGAAGTTTTTTCCCAAAATTGTTACCACACCCAATGTGTAGGCAAGATGCACGTATATCCAACAAGAAGTTTGTGTGGATTTAACAATATTATCTTGCATGATGGATACTTGCACCATAGCCGCAAGGCAGGTGGAGCTTATGGGGAAAATTTTGAGCAAACTGACGATTATCTATATTGGCTAAAAAATGAATTTGGTATGGAGGCTGACCTAATAGATTCGGGTATATCCTGCAATTCTTGGAATGCCCGTGCCTTTAGCTTGCCAGAATATGCTCATCCAACCAATTGGGTAACGAGTCAGGCTATAGATTTTTTAAGAAGACGTGACCCAGAAAAGCCATTTTTCTTAAATATATCCTATGTAGCACCACATTCACCACTAACACCACCATCATATTATTTTGATAAATACAAAGACAAGGAAGTTTTGCCTATAATCCATAGTGATTGGGATTTCTTTAATGACAAAAATTACAATATAAATGCTATTTATGGAGATATAGGCGAAGAGAAAATCAAAAATGCTAGGCGAGCTTATAGTGGCTTGGTAGAACAAATCGATCACCAAGTAGGAAGATTCTTAATGAAACTTGGAGAGTACGATTTATTAGAAGATACCATTATAATCTTTGGTTCAGACCACGGAGATATGATAGGTGACCACAATTTCCTAAGAAAATCTGTCCCATACCAAGGGTCTATCCACATACCATTAATAGTATATGACCCAGGTAAAAACTTGGGAGAAAATGAGACTAGCAATCTTGATGAAATAGTAGAACTAAGAGATATAATGCCAAGCTTACTAGACTTCTGCGACCTAGAAATACCAGAAAGTGTAGAAGGCAAATCAGTAAAAGATTTAATCAAAGGCACAAAAGAAAGTCAGAGAGACTACCTTCACGGCGAACACGCTTATGGAGACCTATCAAACCACTACATCCTTGATAAAAATTACAAGTACATTTGGTACAGCCAAAGTGGCAGAGAACAACTTTTTGATATGAAAAATGATCCAAAAGAGCTCAATGATCTTATGGAAGATTCTACAAATGATGATTTAATAAAAGACTACCGAAATAAGCTAATCAAAGAACTAAAAAACAGACCAGAAGGCTATGTAAAGGATGGTAAGCTTGTAGTGGGTTGTGAGATTAAAGATACTTTGGGATAA
- a CDS encoding MarR family transcriptional regulator, whose amino-acid sequence MKRDIYEEEILDNWASFDDSREETDRKYEKLSMLLDPMYDFVLAFSNYYNTRRNYGIGPDLTMIEVHILTQIADNPGITVTELAEIWHRSTSAISQTVRKLMKQDLVYRENSKENGKIFNLYTSEFGNELALSHKKYDNIDILKTRKKLLNEFSVEELLAFDKVCKAYTDILWNHTK is encoded by the coding sequence ATGAAAAGAGATATATATGAGGAAGAAATATTAGACAACTGGGCTAGTTTTGATGATTCTAGAGAGGAAACAGATAGGAAATATGAAAAGCTTAGCATGCTTTTGGATCCCATGTATGATTTTGTTCTAGCATTTTCAAACTATTATAATACAAGAAGAAATTATGGCATAGGTCCAGATCTTACCATGATTGAAGTTCACATTCTAACACAGATAGCTGACAATCCAGGTATCACAGTGACAGAACTTGCAGAAATATGGCATAGATCCACTTCGGCCATATCACAAACAGTTAGAAAGTTGATGAAACAAGATTTAGTTTATAGGGAAAATTCTAAAGAAAATGGTAAGATTTTTAATCTTTATACAAGTGAATTTGGAAATGAATTAGCTCTTAGTCATAAAAAATATGACAATATAGATATATTAAAAACAAGAAAGAAACTTTTAAACGAATTTTCAGTAGAAGAGTTGCTTGCCTTTGACAAGGTGTGCAAGGCCTATACTGATATTCTATGGAATCATACAAAATAG
- a CDS encoding aminotransferase class I/II-fold pyridoxal phosphate-dependent enzyme, whose product MKYDFDNKVDRSGTNAAKLIGYKSYIFHADDTMELPFKDDEFIHLWVADMEFACAPEILDAIRARLDRQILGYTVNSDSRLYDALNTWCKERYDFEFKREELVLSAGVVPAIVRLISYIVKDNEKVLFNTPAYGQFANACRINQKEYITSDLIKDKDGKYTIDFEDMDKKMAQADVPLFILCNPHNPTGRSWSEEELEKITELIKKHDMWVISDEIHCDLRRADASKHIPLGKVMPDYDKLITCMAASKSFNVAGLSESSIIIRNEKLRKQWLFYSDGLVNPLSHEGTIAAYTKGSDWLKECNEYLDGNFELVNTYLKEELPEIIITPSETTYLAWVDFSNYFEENEKVELFFATKAGVLIEADKAFVDNANRMVRINIACPRDYLKEGLERMVDSIKNKHDEPFFD is encoded by the coding sequence ATGAAATACGATTTTGATAATAAAGTTGACAGATCAGGAACAAATGCCGCAAAATTGATAGGTTACAAGAGTTATATTTTTCATGCCGACGATACCATGGAATTACCATTTAAAGATGATGAATTTATACATTTATGGGTAGCAGACATGGAATTTGCTTGTGCACCAGAAATACTGGATGCTATCAGAGCTAGGCTTGATAGACAAATATTGGGTTACACAGTAAATTCAGACTCAAGATTATATGATGCACTGAATACTTGGTGCAAAGAGAGATACGATTTTGAATTTAAAAGGGAAGAATTAGTATTATCTGCGGGTGTAGTGCCAGCAATAGTTAGACTGATTAGTTACATTGTAAAAGATAACGAAAAGGTACTATTCAACACACCAGCTTACGGTCAATTTGCAAATGCTTGCCGAATAAACCAAAAAGAGTACATAACAAGTGATTTGATAAAAGATAAAGATGGGAAATATACAATAGATTTTGAAGATATGGATAAGAAGATGGCCCAAGCTGACGTACCTTTGTTCATACTTTGCAATCCTCATAATCCAACAGGTAGATCATGGAGTGAGGAAGAGTTAGAAAAAATAACTGAATTAATTAAAAAACATGATATGTGGGTTATATCAGATGAAATTCACTGTGACCTAAGAAGAGCAGATGCTTCAAAGCATATACCTCTAGGAAAAGTAATGCCAGATTATGATAAATTAATTACATGTATGGCAGCAAGCAAATCATTTAACGTTGCAGGTCTATCTGAATCATCAATCATAATAAGAAATGAAAAATTGAGAAAACAATGGCTATTTTATAGCGATGGCCTAGTAAATCCACTAAGCCACGAAGGAACAATAGCAGCTTACACAAAGGGATCTGATTGGCTTAAAGAATGTAATGAATATTTAGATGGAAACTTTGAATTAGTTAATACCTATTTAAAGGAAGAATTGCCTGAAATAATAATAACACCATCAGAAACCACATATCTAGCATGGGTAGACTTCTCAAACTACTTTGAAGAAAATGAAAAAGTAGAACTATTCTTTGCAACAAAAGCAGGAGTTCTCATAGAAGCGGACAAAGCATTTGTAGATAACGCTAATAGGATGGTAAGAATAAATATAGCTTGTCCAAGAGACTATTTAAAAGAGGGTCTTGAAAGAATGGTCGATTCAATAAAAAATAAACATGACGAACCATTTTTTGATTAA